TGCTAGATGTTCATATTGAAGCGCTTAGAACTACTATTTTCAAAAAAGAAAAGGATATTTTCAAAATTGAAATTGATGCTTTAGAAAAGCTAAATCCTTTAAAAACCTACATTTACCTGCTTTTTAAACCTTATGGATTTCATGATGCCTCGGCAATAATATCGCTTTTTGGTAGTTTATCAGGGAAAGAACTCTTAAGTCCAACACATCGCTTATTAAAAGATAGAAACTTTTTTTTAGTACAGGAAATAAAGGGGTCAACACCCAATTTTTACGAAATAAAAGAAGGCGAAACATCTATGCTTTACCCGATACATTTAAAAAAGGAAGTTGTTTTAAGCATGGATGAAATAGCACCAAATTGCTTATATGTTGATGCTAGAACTTTGAAATATCCTTTAATTGTAAGGAAGGCAAAAATAGGCGACTATTTTTATCCCTTTGGAATGCAAGGAAGAAAAAAGCTCAGCAAGTTTTTTAAAGACGAAAAATATAGTCAAATTGATAAAGAGAATCAATGGTTGTTATGTTCTGAAAAAAACATCATTTGGGTTATTGGGAAAAGAGTAGATAATCGCTTTAAAATAAGCCCTGAAACAAAAGAAATAATAAAATTCACTTTATATAATGAATAAGTTTTTACTCCTATTTTTCACTCTATTCCTTAATTTTTCAGGGTTTTCCCAAAACGATGCAAATCCTGTTGTCTGGTCACAAGAATTAAACAAAATCTCAGAAACTGAATACGAGTTAATTATTAAGGGCGCTATAGCTACAGATTGGTATGTTTATTCGCAATATACCGCTGAAGGAGGCTCGCAACCTAGCGAATTTGAGTTTATAAAACTTGGCGAAGATTACGAATTAATGGGCACAGCCGAAGAGAGTGAAACCATTACGACGTATAGTGATATTTTTGAGGTTGAAGAAACGTATTTTAAAGAAAACCTGAGGTTTACCCAAAAGATAAAAGTACTTAAACCTGACCTTAATCAGGTTAATGTGGTGTTGTATTATCAAGTTTGTAAAGATGTCTGCATTCCTGGGGAGATAGAATTTATTTTTGCTTTGGGCGATGGCCCTCTAAATTTAGAAGAGAAAACTGTTGACGAACGCAGTAAAATATTAAGTGATGAACTTATTTTAGATTTGAAAAATAAAGAAGCTTTGACAGATGGTGTTGTAGAAGCTGTAAATGGCAATTCGAGCTTGTGGATGATTTTTGGTCTAGGTTTTTTAGGTGGATTAATAGCCTTATTGACACCTTGTGTTTTTCCAATGATTCCGCTTACCGTTTCGTTTTTTACGAAACAATCAGGTACAAAAAGTAAAGGAATTTTGAATGCGATTTTATATGGTTTTTTTATCGTTTTAATTTATTTTTTATTCAGCCTACCCTTCCATGTATTCGATTCCGTAGATTCGCAAATTCTAAATACTATAGCCACTAATGTTTGGCTTAATGTGGCCTTTTTTCTAATATTTTTATTCTTTGCTTTTTCATTTTTTGGATATTACGAATTGACTTTACCGAGTTCATGGGCCAATAAAATGGATAATGCTTCGTCAAAAGCAGGTGGTGTCATCGGGATCTTTTTCATGGCCGTAACACTGGCAATTGTTTCTTTTTCTTGTACCGGTCCCATTTTAGGTGGACTTCTGGGAAGTACGGCTTTAGCGGAAGGTGACGTAGCGACCAATTTATCCACAGGAATGTTAGGTTTTGGTGTGGCTTTAGCTTTGCCCTTTGCCTTATTTGCACTTTTCCCAGCTTGGTTAAATTCTTTACCTAAATCTGGCGGATGGATGACGACCGTAAAAGTAGTTTTAGGCTTTTTAGAATTAGCCTTAGCCCTAAAGTTTTTATCGAATGCCGATTTAGTAGGCAATTGGGGCATTTTAAAACGAGAACTATTTTTAGGGATTTGGATTCTCTTATTTGCTTTGTTAGCACTTTATTTATTTGGAATTTTGCGTTTCCCACACGATGGTCCTAGACAAAAATTAGCAGCTACCCGTAAAATAGTTGCTTTTATTAGTGCAGGTTTTGTACTTTATTTGGTTTTAGGATTAGCCAAAGTGATACCTTTAAAATTATTGAGCGGATTTCCTCCGCCAGAGTTTTATAGTGTATTTGAGCAAGAAAGCGATTGTCCGCTTGGCGTAAATTGCTTTAAAGATTTTGACGAAGGTGTTGCTTATGCTAAAACAATAAATAAGCCTATTTTGCTTGATTTTACAGGTTGGGCATGTGTCAACTGTCGTAAAATGGAAGAAAATGTATGGACTGAACCTGATATTTATCCGATGATTAAAAACGATTATGTGTTAATCTCATTATATATTGATGATCGCAAAGAACTTCCTGAACTAGAGCAATTTGATTTTAAGTTCAACTCGGGCCGTGTCAAGCGAATCGAAACGATAGGGCAGAAGTGGGGCACTTTTCAAACCCTAAACTTCAATGCCGCATCACAACCCTATTACGTATTACTTTCACCAGATCTAAAAGTCTTAAATACCGAAATTCAATATACGGATGCTCAGACCTATAAAGCGTGGCTGATAAAGGGCTTAGAGAATTTTAGGGAGTGATTGTTTTCTAGATTTGGAATTAGTGTTATCTTTCCAAAAAACTATATCTCCTTGAAAAAACTAAAAAAAGTTGCCCTAATCCTTGTAGGTTTTTTAGCCTTAGTTGCCATCGGAATCTTTATTTTTATCCAAACACTGAAACCAAAATATAGCGGAGAAGTTGCTTTGGCGAAGCTCAATAATGAAGTTGAAGTGTATTATGATACCTACGGAATTCCGCATATTTACGGCAAGTCAGAGAAAGATGCTTTTAGAGCTTTAGGGTATGTGCATGCCCAAGATCGTTTGTGGCAAATGGAATTGTTACGTAGAATTGCCCCAGGAAAATTATCCGAAGTTTTTGGCGTCGACATGATTTCTACAGATAAGTTTTTATTGTCTTTAGGGATTGATGATGCCTCTGAAAAAACAATAGCCGAAATGGATAAAAATTCGGAAACCCTACAATTAACTCAGGCGTATTTAGATGGTGTTAATGCCTTTATAGATGAGGGTCCAACCCCCGTAGAATTTTATTTAACAGGTTTAGACAAAACTCACTTTGTCATTAAAGACGTTTATAATACCATTGGGTATATGGCCTTTAGTTTTGCCATGGCACACAAGACAGATCCTTTGTTAACGAATATTAAAGAAACCTTAGGTGCTGCTTATTTAGCAGATTTAGAAATAGGAGAGAATCCGAACCTAACTTTAATTCATAACTATCCATCCCAAAAAGATACGCTAAAAAAAACTATATCAAGCTTAGCTTTCTCAGCCTTAGAAAAGCTACCGGTTCCTTTATTTGAAGGAAGTAATAGCTGGGTCATCGCCCCAGAGAAAACAAAAAACGGAAAAGTAATTTTTGCAAACGATCCGCATATTGGTTTTTCACAACCATCGGTATGGTACGAAGCTCATGTGAGTACCCCATCCTACGAGAAATATGGCTACCATTTGGCCGGAGTTCCGTTTCCATTGTTAGGTCATGACCGTAGTTTAGCCTATGGTTTAACCATGTTTGAAAATGATGATATTGATTTTTACTACGAAGAAATACATTCAAGCGATGCCAATCAATATACATATAAAGGAGAGTGGAAAAGCTTTGAAACCGTAACAAAAACTATCAAAGTTAAAGATGCGGATGACATTATTTTTTCTTTTAAAAAATCAGTTCACGGACCTATTTTAAACGGAATAGCGGATCAAATTAGCGGCGATAAGCCCGTAGCTATGAAATGGATTTATACCGAAGTAGAGAATAAAACCTTAGATGCCTTTTATGCGATCATTCATGCCAAAGGTCTTGAAGATTTCAAAACAGCTTTAGCAGCTATTCATGCGCCTGGTTTAAACATTATGTACGGCGATGCAGAAGACAATATTGCCTGGTTTGGTACGGCAAAACTATACCAAATGCCTGATAGTGTCAATACCAAATTAATACTCAACGGCAGTACAGGCCAACAAGAACCACTGCGTTTTTTAGATTTTTCAGAAAACCCCAAAGCAATTAACCCTCCTTGGAACTACGTGTATTCTGCAAATAATCAAGCTGATTCAATTTTAGGGAAAATTTATCCAGGCTACTATTTACCAGAAAATAGAGCCAAACGTATTGTTCGTTTATTAGAGTCAAAAAATGATTGGGACATGGTATCGGCCAGTAAAATGATCAATGATGTTACCTCACCAATCAACCCAGCTATTGCCGCCAATTTAATACCGCTAGTAGTTACTTCAAAATTGTCAGACCAACAAAAAGCAGCCTTAGGAGCATTAGAAATTTGGGATGGAACAGCAAATTTAGATAGCTATAATTCCACGCTTTACCATAAATGGATTTACTTTTTCTTAAAAAGCACGTTTCAAGATGAATTAGGAGAAGAGCACTTTAATCAACTAGTATCAACACATTTTGCTAAAAGATTGATTGCCCCTATGTCTGGAAAAACAGAATCTGTTTGGTGGGATAATATAAATACAGCGACCCTAGAAACCAGAAGTGATATTGCGAACACTTCTTTTTTACAGGCCTACAAAGCTTTAGAAAAATCCTTAGGTCAAAATTATACAAAATGGACATGGGATAAGGTGCATACCATTGAACACCCGCATCCCATTGGGCAGGTCGAGGCTTTACGCTCCTATTTTAACGTAGGGCCGTTTCCCGTAAATGGAACCCGAGAGGTCATTAATAATATGTCGTTTAATTATACGGAAGATGACGTGTATAAGGTTACTTCTGGACCTTCCACTCGTAGAATAATTGATTTTTCAGATCTAGAAAATAGCATTAGTATTTTACCTACCGGCCAATCGGGTAACATTTTTAGTCCGCATTACCAAGATCAAGCAGAAATGTTTTTGAATGGAAACTTTAGAAAAATGATGATGAATAAAGAAGAGATCATAAGACTATCAAAAAATAAACTTACATTTAAACAAAAATAATTTCTTGGTGTTTGTGCATATGAAAAAGAAAATTTTAGTTTTATTTTTTCTCAATTTAAATTTTGGATTCGTTACAACTGCACAGACCTCCATGGTTGATGTTTACAATTGGTTTGATTCAATCCATGGTGATGAGAATGCTGAATTGTACAGTGGAATTTTATTTGTTGACGAATTTAAAGTAACCAATGACAAACATCGTTTTTTTAAAACAGATAGTTTTGTAGTCGGTACCGTATCATACAACGGAAATACGTATTACAATCAAGACCTAAAGTATGATTTATTGACAGATGAATTGCTTGTAAAACCAAAGACCGCCACGAGTGCCTTAGTCCTCCAAATAGTAAAAAACAAAATTGATAGTTTTAGCCTAAAGGATCAAAAATTCATTAAACTTAATCCTAATGCAAGTCTAAGTTCTGAAACAGAATTTTATGAGAAACTTTCCGAAAATAAAATTATTATTTTGTTAAAGAAACATTCGGCCATTAACTTAGGTCCAAGTAATGAAGTATTGTATTACGAGTTTAGATACAAATCAAAATTTTTTATCCAGTATAAGAATGTGGTTTTTGCAGCAAATACGAAAAATGACATAATTGCAGCATTTCCCGAACAAAAAAAAATGATTAGAAAAACCTTTAAAAAGAATAAGCTTTTAAGAAAAGCAAATCCTGATAGTTTTATGCAATATTTGAGTGATGAACTTGAAACTTTTTACTCAAACTAAAGGAAGTATGA
The sequence above is drawn from the Cellulophaga sp. Hel_I_12 genome and encodes:
- a CDS encoding protein-disulfide reductase DsbD; protein product: MNKFLLLFFTLFLNFSGFSQNDANPVVWSQELNKISETEYELIIKGAIATDWYVYSQYTAEGGSQPSEFEFIKLGEDYELMGTAEESETITTYSDIFEVEETYFKENLRFTQKIKVLKPDLNQVNVVLYYQVCKDVCIPGEIEFIFALGDGPLNLEEKTVDERSKILSDELILDLKNKEALTDGVVEAVNGNSSLWMIFGLGFLGGLIALLTPCVFPMIPLTVSFFTKQSGTKSKGILNAILYGFFIVLIYFLFSLPFHVFDSVDSQILNTIATNVWLNVAFFLIFLFFAFSFFGYYELTLPSSWANKMDNASSKAGGVIGIFFMAVTLAIVSFSCTGPILGGLLGSTALAEGDVATNLSTGMLGFGVALALPFALFALFPAWLNSLPKSGGWMTTVKVVLGFLELALALKFLSNADLVGNWGILKRELFLGIWILLFALLALYLFGILRFPHDGPRQKLAATRKIVAFISAGFVLYLVLGLAKVIPLKLLSGFPPPEFYSVFEQESDCPLGVNCFKDFDEGVAYAKTINKPILLDFTGWACVNCRKMEENVWTEPDIYPMIKNDYVLISLYIDDRKELPELEQFDFKFNSGRVKRIETIGQKWGTFQTLNFNAASQPYYVLLSPDLKVLNTEIQYTDAQTYKAWLIKGLENFRE
- a CDS encoding penicillin acylase family protein, translated to MKKLKKVALILVGFLALVAIGIFIFIQTLKPKYSGEVALAKLNNEVEVYYDTYGIPHIYGKSEKDAFRALGYVHAQDRLWQMELLRRIAPGKLSEVFGVDMISTDKFLLSLGIDDASEKTIAEMDKNSETLQLTQAYLDGVNAFIDEGPTPVEFYLTGLDKTHFVIKDVYNTIGYMAFSFAMAHKTDPLLTNIKETLGAAYLADLEIGENPNLTLIHNYPSQKDTLKKTISSLAFSALEKLPVPLFEGSNSWVIAPEKTKNGKVIFANDPHIGFSQPSVWYEAHVSTPSYEKYGYHLAGVPFPLLGHDRSLAYGLTMFENDDIDFYYEEIHSSDANQYTYKGEWKSFETVTKTIKVKDADDIIFSFKKSVHGPILNGIADQISGDKPVAMKWIYTEVENKTLDAFYAIIHAKGLEDFKTALAAIHAPGLNIMYGDAEDNIAWFGTAKLYQMPDSVNTKLILNGSTGQQEPLRFLDFSENPKAINPPWNYVYSANNQADSILGKIYPGYYLPENRAKRIVRLLESKNDWDMVSASKMINDVTSPINPAIAANLIPLVVTSKLSDQQKAALGALEIWDGTANLDSYNSTLYHKWIYFFLKSTFQDELGEEHFNQLVSTHFAKRLIAPMSGKTESVWWDNINTATLETRSDIANTSFLQAYKALEKSLGQNYTKWTWDKVHTIEHPHPIGQVEALRSYFNVGPFPVNGTREVINNMSFNYTEDDVYKVTSGPSTRRIIDFSDLENSISILPTGQSGNIFSPHYQDQAEMFLNGNFRKMMMNKEEIIRLSKNKLTFKQK